In one window of Nicotiana tabacum cultivar K326 chromosome 12, ASM71507v2, whole genome shotgun sequence DNA:
- the LOC107773452 gene encoding putative calcium-binding protein CML21 has product MGGVLGKNESPRASVPETKLEAKITEAMQRRETEGSSIKSFDSIVLKFPKIDENLRKCKVIFQEFDEDSNGAIDPQELKHAFGKLEINFTDEEISDLFEACDINEDMGIEFSEFIVLLCLVYLLKDDPTALHAKSRMGLPNLEVTFETLVDAFVFLDKNKDGHVSRNEMIQAINETTSGERSSGRIAMRRFEEMDWDKNGMVNFKEFLFAFTHWVGIEDNEDEEGEE; this is encoded by the exons ATGGGAGGTGTATTGGGTAAGAATGAATCTCCCCGGGCTTCTGTCCCGGAGACAAAACTCGAGGCCAAAATAACCGAAGCAATGCAGCGGAGGGAAACTGAAGGAAGTTCGATAAAATCATTTGATAGCATAGTCCTAAAATTTCCCAAAATCGACGAGAACCTGAGAAAATGCAAAGTTATATTCCAGGAATTTG ATGAAGACAGTAATGGAGCAATAGACCCACAGGAGTTGAAACATGCTTTCGGTAAACTGGAGATTAATTTTACCGATGAAGAAATCAGTGATCTCTTTGAAGCGTGTGATATTAATGAAGATATGGGAATAGAATTCAGCGAATTCATCGTTCTTCTTTGTCTTGTCTATCTTTTGAAGGATGATCCTACTGCTCTGCATGCT AAATCACGGATGGGACTACCAAATCTGGAGGTAACATTTGAAACTCTTGTTGATGCTTTTGTGTTTTTGGACAAGAACAAGGATGGTCACGTAAGCAGGAATGAGATGATTCAAGCAATTAATGAAACAACATCAGGAGAAAGGTCTTCTGGTCGAATAGCAATGAGAAGATTTG AGGAAATGGACTGGGACAAAAATGGAATGGTGAACTTCAAAGAATTCCTTTTTGCTTTTACTCATTGGGTAGGGATCGAggataatgaggatgaagagGGAGAAGAGTAA